The DNA sequence AAGATTTGTTTATCTTCATCAGAGAATGAAGTAAGATGTCCCATTAATTGTGGAAGGTTTTGTTGACCATAAAGTTTTGTTTCAATCACGATTTTAAAGCTTTCTTGTTCAACAACAGCATCAGGAATACTACCAGTCGCTTTTACTTGTTGAGAAAACTTCACTGTTGTATCTAACTCTAAATCTGAATCCTCTAAAATTAGATTAATAAACTGCTTAAATCGATGTGTATGATGTTGATAAAGTCGATTAAATAATAGTAACGTATTATTAGTCACCATATTCTCTTTTTGAGAATACCTTGGAAAATAATGAATGTCAGCCATATCTATCCCCCTAAATGATTAGATGATTCCATTATATCAGGAGATTGATAGAAGAAGTAGATAACCTGATGTTATAATGTATGAATTTTAGATGGTTAATAGCTATAAATTTATACAGAAGGATATCTTGATACTTAGTCTGTGTCATACAAGAAGTAACTTGTTTCAGTGTATTTTTTTTTGTTTGTCTTTCTATATTAATAAGGCTAAAATAGAATTATATATTGTAAAAAAGTGTCTTAGGAGGAAATGATGATGAGTAGCATTACGTTACAAGAGTTAGAATCACATTTATGGGAATCAGCTAATATCTTACGTGGATCGATTGATTCATCTGATTATAAAAATTATATTTTTGGATTACTTTTCTTAAAGCGTGTCAATGATGTATTTGAAGAGATTTGTCATCATTTAGTTGATGATGAAGGATGGGATTTAGAAGATGCAGAAGAAGAACGTGATGAGTATCAGTTCTTTGTACCAAAGGAAGCTCGTTGGTCTTATTTACAATCATTAACGACTGATATTGGACCTGCTTTAAATCATGCGTTTGAACGTTTAGAAGAAGAGAATGGATCATTAGAAGGTGTATTTAAGCAAATTGATTTTAATGATAAAGAAAAGTTACCAGATACATTATTAATTCAATTAATTCAACATTTCTCAAAAATTAATTTAAGTAATAAGTCATTAGAAGAACCTGATATGTTAGGTCGTGCTTATGAGTATCTGATTAAACAATTTGCCGATGATGCAGGTAAAAAAGGTGGAGAATTCTATACGCCAACGAAAGTCGTTGAATTACTTGTTAAATTAATCAAACCAGAAGAAGGCATGCGAATCTGCGACCCAACATCAGGATCAGGTGGGATGCTCATTCAATCGGTCGATTACATTAAATCAAAAGGTGGAAATCCGAATAACTTATCACTATATGGACAAGAGAAAAACTTAAATACATGGGCCATTTGTAAGATGAACCTATTGTTACATGGATTAAGTGACCACCGTATTGAAAAAGGAGATACGATTCGTGATCCAAAGTTAACGGAAAATGGAGAATTAATGTTATTTGATCGAGTGATTGCAAATCCTCCGTATAGTTTAAAAAATTGGGGACGTGAAGAGGCAAGTGCTGATGAATTTGGACGTTTCTGTTTTGGCTTACCACCTGCGAATGCAGGGGACTATGCGTTTGTTCAACATATGTTAGCGACGTTAAATCATACAGGGAAAGCAGGAGTTGTCTTACCTCATGGGATTTTGTTCCGTGGTGGAGCAGAAGGAAAGATTCGTCAGGGATTAGTGAAGGAAGACTTAATTGAAGCTATTATTGGTTTACCTTCTAACTTATTCTATGGAACTGGAATTCCAGCCACGATTATCCTATATAATAAGGATAAAGAAGAAGCACGTCAAAATAAGATCTTCTTTATTGATGCCTCACGTGATTTCCAAGAAGGGAAAAACCAAAATGTGTTACGTGATGAAGATGTAGAAAAAATCGTTTCAACCTTTGATAATTATGAAGAAATTGAAAAGTATTCACGTATTGTCACATTAGATGAAATTAAAGAAAATGATTATAACTTAAATATCTCACGCTATATTGATACAACTGAAGAGGAAGAGCAAATTGATGTGACACAAGCCATCCAAGAACTAAAACAATTAGAACTTGAACGTAATGAAATCGAAGCCACGATGTACAGCTTCTTAAAGGAGTTGGGATATTGTGAATAATTTTAAAAATATTAAAATCTCTGATTTACCTTTGCATATATCAGACGGTAATTACTCTAGTAAATATCCCCGTGCTGATGAAATGGTATCTCATGGTGTTCCATTTATTAGAGCAAATAATTTAAAAAATGGAACAGTAATTTGGGAAGATATGAAATATATTTCTTCAGAAAAACATGAAGAACTTCAAAAAGGACATCTGGAAGAAGGGGATGTTTTGATTACTGTTCGAGGGGATATTGGGAAGTTATCGATCGTGCCAAGAGATTTCATTGACGCTAATATAAATGCCCAGATTGCTCTATTAAGAGTTTATGATAGGAGTAAGCTAGATAACAAGTTTTTATTTTATAGTCTGAATACTCCCAATGTTATAAAACAATTTAACGAAAAACAAACGGGGACGGCATTAAAACAATTACCTATTAAATCTCTTAGAGAAGTTAGTGTACTTATTCCTGCTATAAAAGAACAGCAAAAAATTGCGGATATTCTTTCATCTGTTGATGCAGTGATTGAAAAGACAGAACAAGTGATTGCTAAAACAGAGGAAGTCAAAAAAGGATTAATGCAACAACTCCTTACTAAAGGGATTGGTCATACAGAATTTAAACAAACGGAAATAGGAGAAATCCCTATTGCATGGTCTGTTAAACGTATTAAAGATTTAGTAAGCTTCTCTGGAGGGGCGCAACCACCACGTAAGGAGTTTGTTTTTGAACCTAGAGAGGGATACATACGTTTAATACAAATTCGAGATTATAAAAATGATAAGTATGCAACATATATTCCAAAAGAATTAGCAAAAAAATTATGTGACGCAACAGATATTATGATTGGGAGATATGGTCCTCCAATCTTTCAGATTCTAAGAGGAATTGAGGGAGCTTATAATGTAGCTTTAATTAAAGCTATCCCAGATGAAATATATTTAAATAAAGATTACTTATATTACTTTTTACAACGTCAAGATTTATTTAATTTAATTGATCATTTATCTCAGCGCAGTTCTGGCCAAACGGGGATAGATATGGAAGCTTTGAACAATTTTGGTTTCCCTCTTCCACAATTAGAAGAACAAATGGAAATAGTCAAGATAATTAGGAATATAGAGAATAAGATACATACTGAAAAAATTAAATATTCTAAACTTAATGCTGTGAAAACAGGTCTTATGCAACACTTATTAACAGGAAAAACACGAGTGAAAGTGGATTAAATGGAAATAGTATCTCATTAGGAGATACTATTTTATAAAATGATAAATTTATGATTTAGGAGAAATGGGGTGTTTAAATGAGTCATGAGGCTTGGAACGAGAAGGAGTTAGTTGAGAATCGTTTGATTGAGCAATTAGTTGGGTTAGGTTATACCCATGTGATTGGTTCTGATCTTGTAAATGAGCGATTAGAATCTGATGTATTATTAAAACAACGATTAGAATCGGCAATTATTCGACTGAATCCTTGGATTAATGAAAGTAATGTTACCCAAGTCATTCGTAAGGTATCACATATTTCTGCAACGTCTTTAATGGAAGCGAACCAAGAGTTTTATAGTTACTTAGTGAATATGATTTCAGTTCAACAAGATCTAGGAAAAGGAAAGAAACATCAAACGGTCAAATTAATTGATTTTGAGGATATGGAAGCCAATGAGTTTTTAGTAGTTGAACAATTAATTATTAAGACGGCTAAAGCAACTATTCGTCCTGATTTAGTTCTTTATGTGAATGGTTTACCACTTGTTGTGATTGAATGTAAAAGTCCGATGTTAAACCCAGATGAACAAATGGGGCAAGCGATTCATCAAATGTTACGTTATCAAAAGGATGTTGAGACTTTATTCCACTATAATCAACTTTGTATTGCAGCCAGTTGGTATCAAGCAAAGGTCGGAACCATTGGAGCACGTCCACAACATTACAGTGCATGGAAAGATCCTTATCCCTATCCATTAGAAGAGGGGATGGAACCTCAACAAATTTTAACACTTGGAATGTTAAGTCGTTCGAATTTGCTGGATTTAATTCAAACGTTTATTGTCTTTGAAGGTGAAGGACAACGAATCATTAAAAAGGTGGCTCGATATCAACAATTTCGTGCCGTTAATAAAGCCATTGATCGAATTAAGAATGCAAAATATGATACCGAACGTGGTGGTGTCATTTGGGCGACACAAGGTAGTGGTAAGTCCATTTCTATGGTTTTTTTAGCTGTCAAATTAAGACGATTAAAACAATTAGAAAATCCGACGATTGTTGTGGTAACTGATCGAAAAGATTTAGATGATCAAATTACAGCCACCTTTAGAAGATGTGGCTTCCCTAATCCAAAACAAGCGACATCTGTCTCAGATTTGCGTCAGTTATTAAACAATGCCGTCGGTGAAACGGTGATGACCTTAGTTCATAAATTCCAAACAAGTGAAGAAGAAAAATCATTCCCACTTCTTTCAGAAGCATCAAACATTATTGTCATGGTCGATGAGGCTCATCGAACACAGTATGGGACTTTGAGTGTGAATATGAGAACGGCTTTACCCAATGCCATTTACTTAGGATTTACTGGAACGCCAATTGATAAAGATGATAAACATACGACGAAAACATTCGGGACTTACATTGATACGTATACGATTGAAGAAGCAGTCAAAGATGGAGCAACGGTTCCAATTTTCTATGAGTCACGTTTACCAGATGTCCAAATTCAAGGAGGATCACTTGAAGAAATGTTCAATATGGTGACACGTGAACTTGATGATGAAGCAAGAGAACGTGCGAAGAAGAAGTATGTCAATGATCAACTTATTGTTGCCACTCCAAAACGAATTCAACATATTGCGATGGATATCGTGAAGCATTATGAAGAATATATTAAACCCAATGGATTTAAAGCACAGGTCGTTGCGATTAATCGTCGTGCTGCTGTGATGTATAAAGAATACATTGACCAATTTACGGATTTAGAATCTGCGGTTGTCTTTTCAACCTCAGCCAAAGATAAAGATAATGAACTGATTTGGAAGTATCGTTTAGAGGAAGAACAGGAAAAAGAAATCATTAAACGATTTAAAGATCCAAATGATCCATTAAGCTTCATTATCGTCGTGGATAAATTACTAACAGGGTTTGATGCTCCCATTGAACAGGTCATGTATTTAGATAAACCAATTAAGGAACATAACTTACTTCAAGCGATTGCTCGTACGAATCGTACCTATGATAAGAAGACTTATGGTTTATTAGTGGACTATTTTGGAGTATCTCGTTTCTTAGATGAAGCGTTAGAAAAGTTCAGTAATACCGATGTTGAAGGAGCATTAAGTGATATTGATTCGGTGATTCCAAGACTTCAAATGCATCATCAAGCCGTTTTAAATGTTTTTCATACCGTTAGTTTAGATGATTTTGATGCCTGTGTGAAAGTTTTAGAGCCAGAAGATACTCGACAAATCTTTGAAGAAAAGTTTAAACGATTTGTGAAAGACATGGATATGGTGATGCCGAATCCAAAAGCGAATCCTTACATCTCAGATTTGAAGAAGTTTGGAAAGATTAGACAAGCTGCCAAAAATCTATATCGTGATCCTGGAATGGATATCTCCGATTACGGGGAGAAAGTCCGAAAAGTCGTCGAAGATTTCTTAGTAGTTAATCATATTGAAGTCTTACATGAACCGATTAACTTAATGTCGGATTATTTCAATGAACGATTAGAGGCAGCTAAGACACCAGAAACGAAAGCGGCCGAAATGGAACATGCTCTAAAACATGAAATTCGTGTCAAATTAGGAAGTGATCCCATTTATCAAACGTTAATGGAACGATTAGAAGAGTTAATCCGAAGACGACGTGAACATCAATTGCAAATTGCTGAATATATGGAAGAGCTAGGTTCTTTAATTAAACAAGCCAGTCAAGTTGGAAAGCAAACGAAAGGAAGCTTAGATGCAAAACAAATGCCATTCTATCGTTTCTTAGAACAAGATGAAGCCATCGAAGCGTTAATTGAAGATAAGAAACTCATTGAGCAATTAACCATCAATGTCACAAAAGTCATTGAAGAGTATGCACAGATTGTCGAGTGGACGAAAAAGGAAGATACGAAACGAGAGATGCGACTAGCCATTCGACGTGAAATCAATGACACACTTAATGCACGTGGTCCATTCAAGAAAACCGTCCAAGGATTAGCGGAACTAGCAGAAGTTCATTATGGGAATTAGAGAATCAGAGTTACAGAGATGATTCAATTTAGAGCATAATCAAAACTAGGGGGGATATTTATGGACATGGAATTGTTAACATTTATCGGAAAAGAAGTGCCGAATACAGCAAGTGATATTAAAGAATCATTAGATTTATTATCCAGTTCAATTCATATGTGTTTAGAGCAGCTAGGAGAACAAATACTAAAGGCACATAACA is a window from the Turicibacter bilis genome containing:
- a CDS encoding type I restriction-modification system subunit M, whose amino-acid sequence is MSSITLQELESHLWESANILRGSIDSSDYKNYIFGLLFLKRVNDVFEEICHHLVDDEGWDLEDAEEERDEYQFFVPKEARWSYLQSLTTDIGPALNHAFERLEEENGSLEGVFKQIDFNDKEKLPDTLLIQLIQHFSKINLSNKSLEEPDMLGRAYEYLIKQFADDAGKKGGEFYTPTKVVELLVKLIKPEEGMRICDPTSGSGGMLIQSVDYIKSKGGNPNNLSLYGQEKNLNTWAICKMNLLLHGLSDHRIEKGDTIRDPKLTENGELMLFDRVIANPPYSLKNWGREEASADEFGRFCFGLPPANAGDYAFVQHMLATLNHTGKAGVVLPHGILFRGGAEGKIRQGLVKEDLIEAIIGLPSNLFYGTGIPATIILYNKDKEEARQNKIFFIDASRDFQEGKNQNVLRDEDVEKIVSTFDNYEEIEKYSRIVTLDEIKENDYNLNISRYIDTTEEEEQIDVTQAIQELKQLELERNEIEATMYSFLKELGYCE
- a CDS encoding restriction endonuclease subunit S, whose protein sequence is MNNFKNIKISDLPLHISDGNYSSKYPRADEMVSHGVPFIRANNLKNGTVIWEDMKYISSEKHEELQKGHLEEGDVLITVRGDIGKLSIVPRDFIDANINAQIALLRVYDRSKLDNKFLFYSLNTPNVIKQFNEKQTGTALKQLPIKSLREVSVLIPAIKEQQKIADILSSVDAVIEKTEQVIAKTEEVKKGLMQQLLTKGIGHTEFKQTEIGEIPIAWSVKRIKDLVSFSGGAQPPRKEFVFEPREGYIRLIQIRDYKNDKYATYIPKELAKKLCDATDIMIGRYGPPIFQILRGIEGAYNVALIKAIPDEIYLNKDYLYYFLQRQDLFNLIDHLSQRSSGQTGIDMEALNNFGFPLPQLEEQMEIVKIIRNIENKIHTEKIKYSKLNAVKTGLMQHLLTGKTRVKVD
- a CDS encoding type I restriction endonuclease subunit R, producing the protein MSHEAWNEKELVENRLIEQLVGLGYTHVIGSDLVNERLESDVLLKQRLESAIIRLNPWINESNVTQVIRKVSHISATSLMEANQEFYSYLVNMISVQQDLGKGKKHQTVKLIDFEDMEANEFLVVEQLIIKTAKATIRPDLVLYVNGLPLVVIECKSPMLNPDEQMGQAIHQMLRYQKDVETLFHYNQLCIAASWYQAKVGTIGARPQHYSAWKDPYPYPLEEGMEPQQILTLGMLSRSNLLDLIQTFIVFEGEGQRIIKKVARYQQFRAVNKAIDRIKNAKYDTERGGVIWATQGSGKSISMVFLAVKLRRLKQLENPTIVVVTDRKDLDDQITATFRRCGFPNPKQATSVSDLRQLLNNAVGETVMTLVHKFQTSEEEKSFPLLSEASNIIVMVDEAHRTQYGTLSVNMRTALPNAIYLGFTGTPIDKDDKHTTKTFGTYIDTYTIEEAVKDGATVPIFYESRLPDVQIQGGSLEEMFNMVTRELDDEARERAKKKYVNDQLIVATPKRIQHIAMDIVKHYEEYIKPNGFKAQVVAINRRAAVMYKEYIDQFTDLESAVVFSTSAKDKDNELIWKYRLEEEQEKEIIKRFKDPNDPLSFIIVVDKLLTGFDAPIEQVMYLDKPIKEHNLLQAIARTNRTYDKKTYGLLVDYFGVSRFLDEALEKFSNTDVEGALSDIDSVIPRLQMHHQAVLNVFHTVSLDDFDACVKVLEPEDTRQIFEEKFKRFVKDMDMVMPNPKANPYISDLKKFGKIRQAAKNLYRDPGMDISDYGEKVRKVVEDFLVVNHIEVLHEPINLMSDYFNERLEAAKTPETKAAEMEHALKHEIRVKLGSDPIYQTLMERLEELIRRRREHQLQIAEYMEELGSLIKQASQVGKQTKGSLDAKQMPFYRFLEQDEAIEALIEDKKLIEQLTINVTKVIEEYAQIVEWTKKEDTKREMRLAIRREINDTLNARGPFKKTVQGLAELAEVHYGN